A stretch of DNA from Nitratireductor thuwali:
CGGCGACAAGCGCGTGGTGGACACGCCGATCACCGAGCACGGCTTTGCCGGCGTCGGCATCGGCGCCGCCTTTGCCGGCTTGAAGCCCATCGTCGAGTTCATGACCTTCAACTTCGCCATGCAGGCGATGGACCAGATCATCAATTCGGCCGCCAAGACGCTTTACATGGCCGGCGGCCAGATGGGCGCGCCCATCGTCTTCCGCGGCCCCAACGGCGCGGCGGCGCGCGTGGCCGCGCAGCACAGCCAGGACTATGCCGCCTGGTACGGCCATATCCCCGGCTTGAAGGTGGTGATGCCCTACACCGCCGCCGACGCCAAGGGCCTGCTCAAGGCCGCGATCCGCGATCCCAATCCGGTCATCTTCCTCGAAAACGAGATCCTCTACGGCCAGACCTTCGACGTGCCGAAGCTCGACGATTTCGTGCTGCCCATCGGCAAGGCGCGCGTTCACAAGGAGGGCAGGGATGCGACGATCGTCTCCTTCGGCATCGGCATGACCTATGCCGTCAAGGCCGCGGAGGAACTGGCGGGCGAGGGGATCGATGTCGAGATCATCGACCTGCGCACCATCCGCCCGATGGACCTCGACACGGTGATCGAATCCGTGAAGAAAACCAACAGGCTGGTGACTGTCGAGGAGGGTTTTCCGCAATCGTCGGTGGGCGACCATATCGCCTCGCAGGTGATGCAGCGGGCGTTCGACTATCTCGACGCCCCGGTCGTCACCATCGCCGGCAAGGACGTTCCGATGCCTTATGCCGCCAATCTGGAAAAGCTCGCGCTGCCCAGCGTCGCGGAAGTCGTCGAGGCGGTGAAAGCCGTTTCCTACCGGAATTGAGGGAGGAGACCCCATGCCGATAGAGATCACCATGCCGGCCCTCTCGCCAACGATGGAGGAGGGCAATCTCGCCAAATGGCTGGTCAAGGAGGGCGACAGCGTCGCCCCCGGCGACGTCATCGCCGAGATCGAAACCGACAAGGCGACCATGGAAGTGGAAGCCGTCGACGAGGGTACCGTCGCCAAGATCGTCGTGCCCGAGGGCACCGACGGGGTGAAGGTGAACGCCCTCATCGCGGTTCTGGCCGGAGAGGGCGAGGACGTGGCCGAAGCCGCCAAGGCGGCCGACGGCGGCGCAAAGCCGCAAGCGGCAAAACCGGAACCGAAGAAGGAAGAAAAAGTGGCCGGAAAGGCCGAAAAGCCGCAGGGCGAGCCTGCGACCGAAGCGCCGAAGAAGGCCGATTCCGGCGAGGCGAAGCCTGCCGCAGGCAAGGCGGATGGCGAGCGCATCTTCGCCACGCCGCTTGCCCGGCGTCTTGCGAAGGAGGCGGGGCTCGATCTGTCGGCGATTGCCGGCTCGGGGCCGAAGGGCCGCGTGGTGAAGGCCGATGTGGAAAAGGCCGCCGGGACAGGCGCCGCGCCGGCGGCGAAGGCCGCCGAGGCGCCGGCTCCGGCCGCCAAGCCGATGTCGGACGAGGCCGTGCTCAAGCTGTTCGAGGAAGGCTCCTACGAGCTGGTTCCCCATGACGGCATGCGCAAGACCATCGCCCGGCGCCTGGTCGAGGCCAAGACCACCATCCCGCATTTCTACCTGACCCTCGACTGCGAGATCGACGCGCTGCTGAAGCTGCGCAAGGAGCTCAACGAGGCGGCGCCGATGGTCAAGGGCGAAGACGGCGGGAAGCCGGCCTACAAGCTGTCGGTCAACGACATGATCATCAAGGCGATGGCGCTGGCGCTGAAGGCGGTGCCGGACGCCAATGTGTCGTGGACGGAGGCCAACATGGTGCGCCACCGGCATGCCGATGTGGGCGTGGCCGTCTCCATCCCCGGCGGGCTGATCACGCCGATCGTCAGGCGCGCCGAGGAAAAGACCCTGTCGGCGATCTCCAACGAGATGAAGGACCTGGCCGCGCGCGCCCGCAACCGCAAGCTCAGGCCGGAGGAATATCAGGGCGGCACCACGGCGGTGTCGAACCTCGGCATGTTCGGCATCAAGGACTTCTCCGCCGTCATCAACCCGCCGCACGCCACCATCCTGGCGGTCGGCGCGGGCGGTGAGCGGGCGGTGGTGAAGAACGGCGAACTGGCGGTGGCCAATGTGATGTCGGTGACGCTGTCGACCGACCACCGCGCCGTCGACGGGGCTCTGGGGGCCGAACTCCTGGCCGCCTTCAGGAAGCTGATCGAGAACCCGATGGGGATGCTGGTGTGAGGCGACCCGCCAAGAGCGGATGAGAGCCGCAATGGGTTGGTCAAAGTGGCCAGCCCTGGATGCCGCTGGATGTTGAGAGTGCTGGATGAAGACGATCCTCTGCTTCGGCGATTCCCTGACATGGGGCTACGATGCCGTCGGCCCCGGCCGGCATGCCTATGAGGACCGGTGGCCGTCGGTCCTGCAGGAAAGGCTCGGCAGTACGGCGTACGTGGTCGCGGAAGGACTGAACGGCCGCACGACCGCCTACGACGACTGGGTGGCGGGGGCCGACCGCAACGGGGCCAGGCTGCTCCCGACGCTGCTGACCACCCACGCGCCGCTCGACCTCGTCATCATCATGCTCGGGGCGAACGACATGAAGCCCTTCGTCTGCGGGCGGGCCATCGGCGCCAAGCAGGGCATGGAGCGCCTGGTGGACATCGTGCGCAGCCACGATTATCCGCTCGACAGCCCGCCCCCGGCGGTGCTGCTGGTCGCGCCGCCGCCGCTCTGCGAAACCGGGAACGCGGATTTCGCAGCAATGTTCGACCGTGGGATCGAGGAATCGCGCAAGCTGGCGCCGCTCTATGCGCGGGTTGCAGAGGAGGCCGGCTGCGGCTTCTTCGACGCCGGCACGGTAGCCCGCACCGCGCCGCTCGACGGCGTTCATCTCGACGCGGAGAACACGCGCGCCGTCGGCGCCGCCCTGGTTCCCGCCGT
This window harbors:
- a CDS encoding SGNH/GDSL hydrolase family protein; the protein is MKTILCFGDSLTWGYDAVGPGRHAYEDRWPSVLQERLGSTAYVVAEGLNGRTTAYDDWVAGADRNGARLLPTLLTTHAPLDLVIIMLGANDMKPFVCGRAIGAKQGMERLVDIVRSHDYPLDSPPPAVLLVAPPPLCETGNADFAAMFDRGIEESRKLAPLYARVAEEAGCGFFDAGTVARTAPLDGVHLDAENTRAVGAALVPAVRSLLGI
- a CDS encoding pyruvate dehydrogenase complex E1 component subunit beta; the protein is MPTEILMPALSPTMEEGNLAKWLKKEGDSVAPGDVIAEIETDKATMEVEAVDEGTIGKILIEEGAEGVKVNTPIALLLEEGESADDLGKAASSAPPAHAQAPAEEPASQKPEATPKPAAAPKAAAQPLPSDPDIPEGTEMVPTTVREALRDAMAEEMRRDGDVFVMGEEVAEYQGAYKITQGLLQEFGDKRVVDTPITEHGFAGVGIGAAFAGLKPIVEFMTFNFAMQAMDQIINSAAKTLYMAGGQMGAPIVFRGPNGAAARVAAQHSQDYAAWYGHIPGLKVVMPYTAADAKGLLKAAIRDPNPVIFLENEILYGQTFDVPKLDDFVLPIGKARVHKEGRDATIVSFGIGMTYAVKAAEELAGEGIDVEIIDLRTIRPMDLDTVIESVKKTNRLVTVEEGFPQSSVGDHIASQVMQRAFDYLDAPVVTIAGKDVPMPYAANLEKLALPSVAEVVEAVKAVSYRN
- a CDS encoding pyruvate dehydrogenase complex dihydrolipoamide acetyltransferase — encoded protein: MPIEITMPALSPTMEEGNLAKWLVKEGDSVAPGDVIAEIETDKATMEVEAVDEGTVAKIVVPEGTDGVKVNALIAVLAGEGEDVAEAAKAADGGAKPQAAKPEPKKEEKVAGKAEKPQGEPATEAPKKADSGEAKPAAGKADGERIFATPLARRLAKEAGLDLSAIAGSGPKGRVVKADVEKAAGTGAAPAAKAAEAPAPAAKPMSDEAVLKLFEEGSYELVPHDGMRKTIARRLVEAKTTIPHFYLTLDCEIDALLKLRKELNEAAPMVKGEDGGKPAYKLSVNDMIIKAMALALKAVPDANVSWTEANMVRHRHADVGVAVSIPGGLITPIVRRAEEKTLSAISNEMKDLAARARNRKLRPEEYQGGTTAVSNLGMFGIKDFSAVINPPHATILAVGAGGERAVVKNGELAVANVMSVTLSTDHRAVDGALGAELLAAFRKLIENPMGMLV